The DNA sequence TCGGCCACGGAGATGAAGTCGAGCGGCGGGATGTGCCCCCGTTCGGGGTGCTCCCACCGGGCCAGAACCTCGGCCGCCGTCACCCGGCCGGTCTCCAGATCGACGATCGGTTGGTACGCCAGGTACAGCTCGTCGCGATCGAGCGCCCGGCGGAGGTCGGCCTCGAGGTCCAGCCGGCGCATGGCCGCCTGGTGCATCTCCGGCTCGAACAGGCGGTACTGCCCCTTGCCCGCCGCCTTGGCCGTGTACATGGCGGCGTCGGCGTTCCGCAGCAGGGTGTCGGAGTCCTGGCCCGCCTCGGAGAGCGCGATGCCGATGCTCCCCGTGAGCACCACCTCCTTGCCCTGGACGACGATGGGCGCCAGCAGCACGTCGAGGATCCGCTTGGCCAGCACGCCCGTGTCGATCTGGGAGGTGTTCTCCAACAGGACGGCGAACTCGTCGCCGCCGAGACGGGCGGCGGTGTCGCCGGGACGCATCCAGCGCAGGAGCCGGTGGCCCACCTCGGCCAGGACCTCGTCCCCGGCGGCGTGGCCGAGACTGTCGTTGATGGTCTTGAAGCCGTCGAGGTCGACGAACAGCACGGCGTGCGGCCGGGCGGGTGTGCGCCGGAGGCGGGCCAGCGCCTTGTCCACGTGCTCGCGGAACAGGACGCGGTTCGCCAGCCCCGTGAGCGGGTCGTAGAGCGCCCGCCGCACGAGGGCCTCCTCGTGGGCCTTGCGGTCGCTCACGTCGCGTATGTTCAGCACCCGGCCCTCGACGGCAGGGTCGTCGCCAAGGTCGAGGGCGGTGATCTCGGTGACCACCCAGTGGCCGTGAAGGTGGGACAGCCGCACCTCGTCGTAGGAGCGCACGCCCGGCTCGATCGGCTGCGTCCGCAACTGCAGCAGGCGAGGGCGGTCCTCCGGATGGACGAGGGCGGCCAGATTGCGGCCCGTCATCCAGGCGGCGGGCCGGCCGAGCATGAGGCTGGCAGACGGCGACGCGGACCGGACGTTTCCCTCGGGGTCCACGAACATGGTGACGTCCGGCGACAGCTGGACCACACGCAGGGCGCGGCGCGTGCTCTCGACCTCCGCAGCCAGGGTCTCGACGGCGTCGACCAGCGTTTCCATGTCGTGACCACCGCCGGTAGCGGTCGGGAGGGCGGGCCGCGGGACGGCGACGTCGCTGGCCACCACGTCGGTGGCCAGCCGCTCGAGGCGGTCGAGCGGTCGAAGGACGTGGTGGCGGATGGTGACGGCCGAGGCCGCCGCCAGGCCTGCAGCCACCACGGCGGCACCGAGCGCCACGATCCCGGCCCAGTGACCCGTGGTCGACCGCGTGCTGCCCACCACCCACGTGGCCGCGATCACCAGCGCCAGCGCGGCGGACAAGGCGCCCAGGCCCACGACCGGCATGTACGCCGCAGCGCCCGGCGCACGGGCGGCGCGGTACCGCCTCTCGCCAACGCCGCGGCCCGTCGCTGCGGTGTTGGCCGGTCCGGCCCACAGACGGGTTTTCACGCCTTCCTTCATCGGTCTCCGAGCGCCCGTTCTGAGCGTCCCGGCCCGAGGCTGGTCCGCTCAGATGTCCTCGGCCCGTGCCGATGAACACGCGTGAGGCTCCGTGCGCCGGCCGAACGCCGCGAGTGCGACATTTTCTCGCCGCTGGCTCGACGCAGCGCATCCGTGCACGAATGGGACGACCCGTTCGCCCTCGGCCCCGTCCGCAAGGTGTACCTCATCTGGCTGTCCGGTGCGTCGTGCGAGGGATGCACGGTCGCCGTCACCGGCGGCACCCACCCGCGCATCGAGCAGCTCCTCACCGGGGCGATCCCCGGGCTCCCCAAGGTGGAGCTGATCCACTCGCTGCTGTCGACCGAGTCGGGCGCGTCGTGGATCGAGAACCTCGTCATGGCCGAGCGGGGCGAGCTCGACGCTCCGTACATCATCACCTGGGAGGGCTCAGTGGTGGACGAGTCCGTGGCGGGCGACGGCTTCTGGTCCGCTCTCGGAGAGGATCCGGTCACCGGACGCCCGATCACCACCAGTGAGTGGCTGGACCGCCTCGCCGGGGGAGCGGCTGCGGTCATCGCCATCGGCACCTGCGCGTCCTGGGGAGGGATCCCGGCGGCGGCCGGCAACGTGACCAACGCCACCGGCCTGGGCGCCCATCTCGGCCCGGGCTACCGGTCGGCGGCCGGCGTCCCAGTGGTGAACATCCCCGGCTGCGCACCGCTCGGCGACAACTTCACCGAGACGGCCGCCGCCCTTCTCCTGCACCTCAACGGGCTGGCCCCGCTACCCGAGCTCGACGAGTCCGGACGACCGTCGTGGCTGTTCTCCGAGACGGTGCACAGCACTTGCCCACGAGCCGGGTACTACGACGACGGCGTCTTCGCCGCAGAAGGCGGGACCGAAACCTGCCTCGTCGAGCTCGGTTGCTGGGGGCCCGTGGTGCAGTGCAACATCGCCGAGCGCGGCGTCATCGACGGCCATGGTGGCTGCATGGCGATGGGAGGCATCTGCATCGGCTGCACCATGCCCGGCTTCCCCGACCGCTACTCGCCGTTCTCGGTGATACACGAGCTGGTTTCCGAGGTCTTCCCAGCGGCCCCCGAGCCCGTCGCCGGGGGGTTCCTGCGCCGGATGCGCATGGTGAGAGGCCGTCACCGGCGAAGCCACCAGGCCGCCGGCCCGACCAACGCCGTCGGCCGTGGCGACGCGACCGCCCACGCGTCGCCCGCCCGTTTCTACCGGGCGGGCGTCGCCGTCCCCCCCGAGGGCGCCGAGGCGCACCAGGCCGATCACACCCCGTAGCCGGCGCTCCGGCCTTCCCGCGTGCCGGCGCGAGAATGGTCGACGCATGGGCCGCACGTACCTGATCCGCACCTTCGGGTGCCAGATGAACGAGCACGATTCCGAGCGCATCGCCGGGCTCCTGGAGTCCGATGGCATGGAGGCCACGGACGACGTGGAGTCCGCCGACGTCGTCGTGCTGAACACGTGTTGCATCCGCGAGAACGCCGACAACAAGCTGTACGGCCACCTCGGCCACCTCAAGTCGCTCAAGGACCGGCGGCCGGACATGCAGATCGCCGTCGCCGGCTGCCTGGCCCAGAAGGACCGGGACCTGATCCAGGCGCGTGCGCCCCACACCGACGTGGTGTTCGGCACCCACAACGTGGCATCGGCGACCACCTTGCTGGCCCGGGCGCGCCACGAGGGACCGGTGATGGAGATCCTCGAGGAGTCCGATGCGTTCCCCTCGGCCCTCCCCGCCCGTCGCGACGTCCCGTGGGCGGCCTGGGTCACCATCCAGATCGGCTGCGACAACGCATGCGCGTTCTGCATCGTTCCGTCGGTGCGCGGGCGCGAGATCAGCCGGCCCCCCGAGGCGGTGGTGGCCGAGGTCGAGCGCCTCGCCCGCAACGGCACGGTCGAGGTGACGCTGCTCGGCCAGAACGTGAACTCCTACGGGCGCGATCTCACCCGGCGGGGCCCGCTGTTCTCCTCGCTGCTGCGGTCGGTCGGCGCGGTCGACGGGATCCGCCGGGTCCGCTGGACGAGCCCGCACCCGAAGGACCTGCGCCCGGAGACCATCGAGGCGATGGCCGACGTGGCCACGGTGTGCGAGCACCTGCACCTGCCCCTCCAGTCCGGAAGCGACAGGATCCTTGCCGGCATGCACCGCGGCTACACGGCGCAGCGCTATCTGCAGAGGCTGGCGGCCGCCCGCGCCGCCGTGCCGGATCTGGCCGTGACCACCGACGTCATCGTTGGGTTCCCCGGCGAGACGGACGACGACTTCGCCGCCACCCTCGACGTGGTGTCCGAGGCCGGATACGACAGCGCGTACACCTTCGCCTTCTCGCCCCGCACCGGGACCGAGGCGGCGGCGCTCACCGACCGCTTCGTGGCGCCCGACGTGGTGGCCGAGCGCTTCGAGCGGCTGAAGGTGGTAGTGGAGCGCTCGGCGCTGGCCCGCCACCAGGCCCGAGTGGGCCGGATCGAGGAGGTCGTCGTCGAAGGCCCCAGCCGCAAGGACGCCAGCGTCCTCACCGGTCGCACGCGCCAGAACAAGCTCGTGCACTTCGCATCCTCCGGGCCCCTCGGCGCGGGCACGTTCGCCACCGTCCGGGTCACCGGTGCCGCGCCCCACCATCTGACGGGCGACCTGGTCGAGGTCACCGCCCGTCCCCGCCACCGCATCCGCATCCCCGTGAGCGCCGGCGAGTGAGCGGCCACCGCACGGTTCCGTGCACCATGTCCGCCGGTATCCGGTGAAAGGGCTTCCGAGGACGCGCGGCGCGCCGGCCTCCACTTGAGCGGACCCGGCGGCCGGGCCCACCTGGCCCTGATCGGGCCGACGGCGTCGGGAAAGTCGGGGTTGGCCGTCGAAGTCGCCCGGCGCTGGCCCGACGTGGAGCTGGTGTCGGTGGACTCCATGCAGGTCTACCGGGGCATGGATGTCGGCACGGCGAAGCCGACGCCGGCCGAGCAGGCCGAGGTGCCCGTCCACCTGGTCGACATCGCCGATCCTCGCGACGACTTCTCGGTGGCCGAGTTCCAGGCGGCGGCCGTCGCCACGATCGCCGGCATCGAACGACGTGGCCACCGGGCGCTCCTGGTGGGTGGGACGGGCCTGTACCTTCGAGCCGTGATCGACGGCCTGCGACTTCCGTCGCAATGGCCGGCGGTGCGAGCCGAACTGGAGGCCGAGCCCGACACGACCTCGCTCCACCGGCGCCTCGCCGAGGCGGATCCCGTGGCCGCCGCCCGGATGGAGCCCACGAACCGCCGCCGGATCGTGCGCGCCCTCGAGGTCGTGGTCGGTTCGGGGCGT is a window from the Acidimicrobiales bacterium genome containing:
- a CDS encoding EAL domain-containing protein: MKTRLWAGPANTAATGRGVGERRYRAARAPGAAAYMPVVGLGALSAALALVIAATWVVGSTRSTTGHWAGIVALGAAVVAAGLAAASAVTIRHHVLRPLDRLERLATDVVASDVAVPRPALPTATGGGHDMETLVDAVETLAAEVESTRRALRVVQLSPDVTMFVDPEGNVRSASPSASLMLGRPAAWMTGRNLAALVHPEDRPRLLQLRTQPIEPGVRSYDEVRLSHLHGHWVVTEITALDLGDDPAVEGRVLNIRDVSDRKAHEEALVRRALYDPLTGLANRVLFREHVDKALARLRRTPARPHAVLFVDLDGFKTINDSLGHAAGDEVLAEVGHRLLRWMRPGDTAARLGGDEFAVLLENTSQIDTGVLAKRILDVLLAPIVVQGKEVVLTGSIGIALSEAGQDSDTLLRNADAAMYTAKAAGKGQYRLFEPEMHQAAMRRLDLEADLRRALDRDELYLAYQPIVDLETGRVTAAEVLARWEHPERGHIPPLDFISVAEDSGYIRELGRHILEQACRTAGEWHRRFPDVQPLRICVNTSVRQIEHPEFFGEVSRALADARLDGSYLTLEITESLFMSDFTATVKKLRRLKDLGLKLAVDDFGTGYSSLSYLRSLPIDILKIDKSFVVGVTLGAEQSAVARAVVKLARTFNLRTVAEGIEQQEQAVELLAMGADMGQGYWFGYPLRAEAMEAILGTNRTAPLVPVAEPAQPTAAGHHGL
- the miaB gene encoding tRNA (N6-isopentenyl adenosine(37)-C2)-methylthiotransferase MiaB, which gives rise to MGRTYLIRTFGCQMNEHDSERIAGLLESDGMEATDDVESADVVVLNTCCIRENADNKLYGHLGHLKSLKDRRPDMQIAVAGCLAQKDRDLIQARAPHTDVVFGTHNVASATTLLARARHEGPVMEILEESDAFPSALPARRDVPWAAWVTIQIGCDNACAFCIVPSVRGREISRPPEAVVAEVERLARNGTVEVTLLGQNVNSYGRDLTRRGPLFSSLLRSVGAVDGIRRVRWTSPHPKDLRPETIEAMADVATVCEHLHLPLQSGSDRILAGMHRGYTAQRYLQRLAAARAAVPDLAVTTDVIVGFPGETDDDFAATLDVVSEAGYDSAYTFAFSPRTGTEAAALTDRFVAPDVVAERFERLKVVVERSALARHQARVGRIEEVVVEGPSRKDASVLTGRTRQNKLVHFASSGPLGAGTFATVRVTGAAPHHLTGDLVEVTARPRHRIRIPVSAGE
- the miaA gene encoding tRNA (adenosine(37)-N6)-dimethylallyltransferase MiaA, coding for MSGPGGRAHLALIGPTASGKSGLAVEVARRWPDVELVSVDSMQVYRGMDVGTAKPTPAEQAEVPVHLVDIADPRDDFSVAEFQAAAVATIAGIERRGHRALLVGGTGLYLRAVIDGLRLPSQWPAVRAELEAEPDTTSLHRRLAEADPVAAARMEPTNRRRIVRALEVVVGSGRPFSSFGAGLDVHPRTRFRLAGVWLPRPVVADRIAARLHAMVDVGLVDEVRGLLARPGGLSRTAAQALGYREVIRHLAGGCTLDAAVDEAVRRTRAFARRQRMWFRRDPRVTWYGTAENPVAVLPALLGDWGHP